From Levilactobacillus zymae, a single genomic window includes:
- a CDS encoding ArgE/DapE family deacylase, with amino-acid sequence MQKNEQVQILQHLVRLNSVNGNEAAVATYIQQLFADHGITSKLIPYAPDRSNLVAEIGTGEKVLALSGHLDTVATGDPAQWQFPPFDAHIDHNQLYGRGAADMKSGLAAMVITFITLADQQTTLNGRLRFIGTVGEENGAMGSRMLTEQGLADDLDGMVIGEPTGGNIVYAHNGSLNYHVFCQGKGAHSSMPEKGINAITNLIKFVTAEATAFDDAPVSPELGPLVHNVTVFNGGEQVNSIPANAELQGNIRPIPEFDNAAVIKRLNEVVDKLNAATQATLKLHVDYSFKPIISDQSEPLIQLTKQIADAEFGHPIKLEVIHGATDASEFTKSSHQFPVMVYGAGEWSVAHALNESVDLDQFIHVQHVYQQLAEQFLA; translated from the coding sequence ATGCAAAAAAACGAACAAGTTCAGATTCTCCAACACCTCGTTAGACTTAATTCCGTGAACGGCAACGAAGCAGCCGTTGCCACCTATATTCAACAATTGTTTGCCGACCACGGCATCACCAGCAAGCTCATTCCGTACGCTCCCGACCGGAGTAATCTGGTTGCCGAAATCGGAACCGGAGAGAAGGTTCTCGCCTTATCCGGCCACTTGGATACCGTCGCCACGGGTGATCCCGCTCAATGGCAATTTCCCCCATTCGATGCCCACATCGATCACAACCAACTCTATGGTCGGGGGGCGGCGGACATGAAGAGTGGCTTGGCCGCCATGGTCATCACCTTCATCACCTTGGCCGACCAACAAACCACGCTCAACGGTCGCCTACGGTTCATCGGGACCGTGGGGGAAGAAAACGGTGCCATGGGGTCCCGGATGCTAACGGAGCAGGGACTCGCCGACGACCTAGACGGCATGGTGATTGGTGAACCTACCGGCGGGAACATCGTCTACGCCCACAACGGATCGTTGAACTACCACGTCTTCTGCCAAGGTAAGGGCGCCCACAGCTCCATGCCAGAAAAGGGCATCAACGCGATTACCAACCTGATCAAGTTTGTTACAGCCGAGGCCACGGCCTTTGACGATGCTCCGGTGAGTCCCGAACTTGGCCCACTGGTCCACAACGTCACGGTCTTTAACGGGGGCGAACAGGTCAACAGCATCCCCGCTAATGCCGAGCTTCAGGGTAACATTCGGCCTATCCCGGAATTCGATAACGCCGCCGTCATCAAGCGGTTGAACGAAGTCGTCGACAAGTTAAACGCCGCCACCCAAGCCACCCTAAAGTTGCACGTCGACTACAGTTTCAAGCCAATCATTAGTGATCAAAGTGAACCGCTAATCCAGCTGACCAAGCAGATTGCCGACGCCGAATTTGGCCACCCCATCAAATTAGAGGTCATCCACGGGGCCACCGACGCTTCCGAATTCACTAAGTCGTCTCATCAGTTCCCGGTCATGGTTTACGGCGCCGGTGAATGGTCCGTGGCCCACGCGTTAAACGAGTCCGTGGATCTCGATCAATTCATCCACGTTCAACACGTTTACCAACAGTTAGCCGAACAGTTTTTGGCTTAA